A single region of the Mycobacterium avium subsp. avium genome encodes:
- a CDS encoding phosphotransferase — translation MKNPVGQAFSFLGLAAHLGRGAGRVSVDAVLGGRFGLPRTVDEIDPAVLSRVMGTTVRTVRVLSRDAGTSSRARLVLTGKDVPDSVFVKVAAQTAATRLMGELGRLGCTEVRFYRQLAPQVVGVPYCYGAAFDAWTGRYLLVLEDLPAEACEFPDTLHPLSADQAGLVVELLADLHATFWNRLPRDGRGPLGWLYTPSGDVTSLLTGSLMHSSIKRLAERTSIPVRDGVFIADNYRAVAALIDTDPHTVMHGDAHPGNMYFHGGKAGLLDWQAVRRGHPSRELAYTLITSLTPEDRRATQRDLLDDYRRALAAAGGPQLDRDELWLRFRQAALYAYAAPLITAGMGGMQVEDIAMEGLRRGVAALEDLETVAALKSSL, via the coding sequence ATGAAAAACCCTGTGGGACAAGCTTTCTCATTCCTGGGCCTGGCGGCTCACCTGGGTCGCGGCGCGGGCCGGGTGTCCGTCGACGCGGTGCTGGGCGGCCGGTTCGGCCTGCCGCGCACGGTCGACGAGATCGACCCGGCGGTGCTGTCCCGGGTGATGGGCACCACGGTGCGGACGGTGCGGGTGCTCAGCCGCGACGCCGGGACGTCCTCGCGGGCCCGGCTGGTGCTGACCGGCAAGGACGTCCCCGACTCGGTGTTCGTCAAGGTCGCGGCCCAGACCGCCGCCACCCGCCTGATGGGTGAGCTCGGCCGGCTCGGCTGCACCGAGGTGCGGTTCTACCGCCAGCTGGCGCCGCAGGTGGTCGGCGTCCCCTACTGCTACGGCGCCGCGTTCGACGCCTGGACGGGCCGCTACCTGCTGGTGCTGGAGGATCTGCCGGCCGAGGCGTGCGAGTTCCCGGACACCTTGCACCCGCTGTCCGCCGACCAGGCCGGCCTCGTCGTCGAGCTGCTGGCCGACCTGCACGCCACCTTCTGGAACCGGCTGCCCCGCGACGGCCGCGGCCCGTTGGGCTGGCTCTACACGCCGTCGGGCGACGTCACCTCGCTGCTGACCGGGTCGCTGATGCACAGCTCGATCAAGCGGCTGGCCGAGCGCACCAGCATCCCGGTGCGCGACGGCGTCTTCATCGCCGACAACTACCGCGCCGTCGCCGCCCTCATCGACACCGACCCGCACACCGTGATGCACGGCGACGCCCATCCGGGCAACATGTACTTCCACGGCGGCAAGGCCGGGCTGCTGGACTGGCAGGCGGTGCGGCGCGGGCATCCGTCCCGGGAGCTGGCCTACACGCTGATCACCAGCCTGACGCCGGAGGATCGCCGGGCCACCCAGCGCGACCTGCTCGACGACTACCGCCGCGCGTTGGCCGCGGCCGGCGGCCCGCAGCTGGACCGCGACGAGCTGTGGCTGCGGTTTCGCCAGGCGGCGCTGTACGCCTACGCCGCCCCGCTGATCACCGCCGGCATGGGCGGCATGCAGGTCGAGGACATCGCCATGGAAGGGCTGCGGCGAGGCGTCGCCGCGCTCGAGGACCTGGAAACCGTCGCCGCCCTGAAGAGTTCGCTCTAG